A portion of the Blautia hansenii DSM 20583 genome contains these proteins:
- a CDS encoding ribonucleotide-diphosphate reductase subunit beta: MTELKKKPLFNPSGDTDVRFRRMIGGNTTNLNDFNNMRYGWVKGWYRQAMNNFWIPEEINLSQDRKDYGELLGKERQAYDKILSFLVFLDSIQSANLPCIGEYITANEINLCLSIQTFQECVHSQSYSYMLDTICSPEKRNEILYQWKTDERLLKRNTFIGELYNEFQMKKDSFTLLKVMMANYILEGIYFYSGFMFFYNLSRNGKMPGSAQEIRYINRDENTHLWLFRNMILQLKEEEPELFTKENIQALKEMLMEGVEQEIAWGHYVLGDDIPGISKEMITEYIKYLGNLRFTGLGFDVVYPGYEKEPESMKWVSYYSNANMVKTDFFEAKSTAYAKSTALLDDL; encoded by the coding sequence ATGACAGAATTAAAGAAAAAACCGCTGTTTAATCCAAGTGGAGACACAGATGTGCGTTTTCGCAGGATGATTGGCGGAAATACTACTAACTTAAATGATTTCAACAACATGCGGTATGGATGGGTGAAGGGCTGGTATCGTCAGGCAATGAATAATTTCTGGATACCGGAGGAAATCAATCTTTCTCAGGACAGAAAAGACTATGGGGAGCTTTTAGGAAAAGAGCGTCAGGCTTACGATAAAATTTTGAGCTTTCTGGTGTTTTTAGACTCCATTCAGTCTGCAAATTTGCCTTGTATCGGAGAATATATTACGGCAAATGAAATAAACTTATGCCTTTCCATTCAGACCTTTCAAGAATGTGTGCACAGCCAAAGTTATAGCTATATGTTGGATACAATTTGCAGTCCGGAAAAGCGTAATGAGATTTTGTATCAGTGGAAAACAGATGAAAGGCTGTTAAAGAGAAATACCTTTATCGGCGAATTATATAATGAATTTCAAATGAAAAAAGACAGCTTTACACTGCTGAAAGTCATGATGGCAAACTATATTTTAGAAGGAATTTACTTTTACAGTGGTTTTATGTTCTTCTATAATTTAAGTAGAAATGGGAAAATGCCCGGCTCTGCGCAAGAAATTCGTTATATTAACAGAGATGAAAATACTCATTTGTGGCTGTTTCGAAATATGATTTTGCAGTTAAAAGAGGAAGAACCGGAGCTTTTTACGAAAGAAAATATACAAGCTTTAAAGGAAATGCTGATGGAGGGTGTGGAGCAGGAGATTGCGTGGGGGCACTATGTTTTGGGAGACGATATCCCCGGAATTTCAAAAGAAATGATTACAGAATATATAAAATATCTGGGTAATTTACGCTTTACAGGCTTGGGCTTTGACGTAGTGTATCCGGGATATGAAAAAGAGCCGGAGAGTATGAAATGGGTGAGTTATTATTCCAATGCAAATATGGTAAAGACAGACTTTTTTGAAGCGAAAAGTACCGCTTATGCAAAAAGTACGGCTCTTTTAGATGATTTATAG
- a CDS encoding DUF362 domain-containing protein encodes MEKQEILAIYGTEYKQMTKTLLQEADLEGRILSKECKIGIKPNLVAPSEASYGATTHSEIVAGIIEYLQERGFSNLVMLESSWVGDKTAEAAEVCGYYELSERYHVPFIDLQKDTYQTYSCQGMELKICDEVKSLDFLINVPVMKGHCQTKITCALKNLKGLIPNCEKRHFHAMGLHEPIAYLAAEIAPDFTVVDSICGDWDFEDGGNPVELNRILAATDPVLCDAYVCHFMGYEVEEVPYIKMAEALGAGDACWENVQLRELNTPKQGEYIPKERKVVEVCDAVEEVESCSACYGYLLPALWRLKEEGLLQNLTEKICIGQGYHGKAGKLGVGNCTRGFQNYVKGCPPTEEEIYEFLKNYTVGR; translated from the coding sequence GTGGAAAAGCAGGAAATTCTGGCGATTTACGGAACAGAATATAAACAAATGACAAAAACTCTTTTACAGGAAGCGGATTTAGAAGGCCGAATTTTAAGCAAAGAGTGTAAAATAGGAATAAAACCAAATTTGGTAGCACCTTCTGAGGCTTCTTATGGAGCAACTACCCACAGTGAAATTGTGGCGGGAATTATTGAATATTTGCAGGAAAGAGGTTTTTCTAATCTGGTAATGTTGGAAAGCTCATGGGTAGGAGATAAAACAGCAGAAGCAGCGGAGGTCTGCGGATATTATGAGCTTTCGGAGCGATACCATGTGCCTTTTATAGATTTACAAAAAGATACGTATCAAACATATTCCTGTCAGGGAATGGAATTGAAAATCTGCGACGAAGTAAAAAGCTTAGACTTTTTGATTAATGTGCCGGTTATGAAAGGGCATTGTCAGACAAAAATCACCTGTGCACTGAAAAACTTAAAGGGATTGATACCGAACTGCGAAAAAAGGCACTTTCATGCTATGGGACTTCATGAACCCATTGCTTATCTGGCAGCAGAAATTGCACCGGATTTTACAGTGGTTGACAGTATTTGCGGAGATTGGGATTTTGAAGACGGGGGAAATCCGGTGGAGTTAAACCGTATTCTGGCTGCGACAGATCCGGTGCTTTGTGATGCTTATGTATGTCATTTTATGGGGTATGAGGTGGAGGAAGTACCGTATATAAAAATGGCGGAAGCATTAGGGGCAGGGGACGCATGCTGGGAAAATGTGCAGCTTCGTGAGTTGAATACACCGAAACAGGGAGAATATATTCCGAAAGAGAGAAAAGTAGTGGAGGTTTGTGATGCAGTAGAGGAAGTGGAGTCTTGCAGTGCTTGTTACGGTTATCTTTTGCCGGCTCTTTGGCGGTTGAAGGAAGAAGGACTTTTGCAAAATTTGACGGAGAAAATCTGCATCGGACAGGGATATCACGGAAAAGCAGGAAAACTGGGAGTAGGGAACTGCACGAGAGGATTTCAAAATTATGTGAAAGGATGTCCGCCTACCGAAGAGGAGATTTATGAGTTTTTGAAAAATTATACAGTGGGAAGATAA
- the infC gene encoding translation initiation factor IF-3, with protein sequence MINEQIRDKEVRLIGAEGEQLGIMSAREAQKHAAEAGLDLVKIAPTAKPPVCKIIDYGKYKYELARKEKEAKKKQKTIEIKEVRLSPNIEENDLNTKVNNARKFLTKGNKVKVTLRFRGREMAHMQSSKCILEKFAEILSDVAVVEKAPKVEGRSMTMFLTEKR encoded by the coding sequence ATGATTAACGAACAAATCAGAGATAAAGAGGTCCGTCTTATAGGCGCAGAGGGAGAGCAGCTGGGAATTATGTCTGCCAGAGAGGCGCAGAAGCATGCGGCGGAGGCAGGATTAGACCTTGTGAAGATTGCTCCTACGGCAAAACCACCGGTTTGTAAAATTATCGATTATGGTAAGTATAAGTACGAATTAGCCAGAAAAGAAAAGGAAGCTAAGAAGAAACAGAAAACCATAGAAATCAAAGAAGTGCGTTTATCCCCGAATATTGAGGAAAACGATTTGAACACGAAAGTCAATAATGCCAGAAAGTTCCTGACAAAAGGAAATAAGGTAAAAGTTACTCTGCGTTTCCGTGGGAGAGAGATGGCACACATGCAAAGCAGCAAATGTATTTTAGAGAAATTTGCTGAAATCCTATCTGATGTTGCTGTTGTAGAAAAAGCACCAAAGGTAGAAGGAAGAAGCATGACTATGTTTTTGACGGAAAAACGTTAA
- a CDS encoding sodium-dependent transporter: protein MDKKRGSFSNKMGFVLAAAGSAVGLGNLWRFPYLAAKYGGGIFLLVYLILAVTLGFTLMITEIAIGRKTGLSAVGAFKALDKRFKFVGYLACIVPFVITPYYCVIGGWVIKYFVTFLTGDVAAAAGDEYFNGFISQAGSPVFWFALYVIITAVVVIFGVEKGIEKASRIMMPLLIVLIIGVSVFCITRPGAMEGVKYYLLPDFSKFSATTVLAAMGQLFYSMSLAMGIMITYGSYMKKDCNLEKSVRQIEIFDTAIAFLAGLMIIPSVFVFSGGDEAALGKGPSLMFVTLPKVFEDMTLGGVIGTVFFLLVLFAALTSSISLLETNVSIIRDKLGWSRKKATISVAIYVLVLGAIVSLGFGPLSFIKIIGLGLLDFFDFLSNSVLMPIVAILTCICIGHFIGSNVVSDEVELNGAFKFKKFYNIMLKWIAPICLILILVFAVSEAMGWITV from the coding sequence ATGGACAAAAAAAGAGGTTCTTTTTCAAACAAAATGGGCTTCGTCCTTGCCGCTGCAGGTTCTGCTGTGGGTCTTGGCAATCTTTGGCGATTTCCCTATCTTGCTGCAAAATACGGAGGAGGTATCTTCCTGCTAGTATATTTAATCCTTGCGGTAACTCTTGGCTTCACTCTTATGATAACAGAAATTGCCATTGGACGTAAAACAGGATTAAGTGCTGTCGGCGCTTTTAAAGCCCTTGATAAACGTTTTAAATTTGTAGGTTATCTGGCGTGTATCGTTCCTTTTGTTATTACACCTTATTACTGCGTAATCGGCGGTTGGGTCATTAAATATTTTGTAACCTTTCTGACAGGTGATGTTGCTGCTGCTGCCGGTGACGAGTATTTTAACGGTTTTATCAGCCAGGCAGGTTCTCCTGTATTCTGGTTTGCATTATACGTTATCATTACTGCTGTTGTAGTTATTTTCGGCGTAGAAAAAGGAATTGAAAAGGCAAGCCGTATTATGATGCCACTTTTAATCGTACTGATTATAGGCGTTTCCGTCTTTTGTATCACACGCCCCGGCGCTATGGAGGGTGTGAAATATTATCTGCTTCCTGACTTTTCTAAATTCTCCGCTACTACGGTACTTGCAGCTATGGGACAGTTATTCTATTCCATGTCCCTTGCAATGGGAATTATGATTACCTACGGTTCTTATATGAAGAAGGACTGCAATCTGGAAAAATCTGTAAGACAGATTGAAATCTTCGATACTGCGATTGCTTTTCTGGCAGGTTTGATGATTATTCCTTCTGTTTTTGTATTTTCAGGCGGTGACGAAGCAGCACTGGGCAAAGGACCTTCCTTAATGTTTGTTACACTTCCTAAGGTTTTTGAAGATATGACTCTGGGCGGTGTAATCGGAACTGTGTTCTTCCTTCTGGTATTATTTGCAGCTTTGACATCTTCTATCTCTCTTTTAGAAACAAACGTTTCTATTATAAGAGATAAACTTGGATGGAGCAGAAAAAAAGCAACAATCTCTGTTGCCATTTATGTGCTGGTATTAGGCGCTATTGTTTCCTTAGGCTTCGGACCTTTAAGCTTTATCAAGATTATCGGTCTTGGTCTTCTGGATTTCTTTGATTTCCTGAGCAACAGTGTATTGATGCCAATCGTTGCAATCCTGACCTGTATCTGTATCGGACACTTTATTGGTTCTAACGTAGTTTCTGATGAGGTAGAGTTAAACGGAGCATTTAAGTTTAAGAAGTTCTATAACATTATGCTGAAATGGATTGCTCCTATTTGCTTAATTCTGATCTTGGTATTTGCTGTATCAGAAGCAATGGGATGGATTACCGTTTAA